A genomic segment from Biomphalaria glabrata chromosome 16, xgBioGlab47.1, whole genome shotgun sequence encodes:
- the LOC106057268 gene encoding hemorrhagic metalloproteinase-disintegrin-like kaouthiagin isoform X1 produces the protein MTSFNYFLLFLASGSVTLFTAAQSYVAEGYFVIDNKVSLNYREDKKISKPEKELQNDMDYILTQVNELFKSLVPHGITLEIRVKRFNILPVDIFPKNATKSSSPFDIQPKVSIKLFEKWLLATNSYKNISYDFAFLWTGFNLADDDKAKTAGFSETSQMCDSVKSIGIAEFSRTYYTAISTAHEIAHILGAHHCKPNSLHIMSPVTNLMSPRKWSFDKCSALEIKKYLGTLKTNCLLKTDKNSSKPDVTYASYKGQIFDPDIICHREKGPRSYMCKMWNFYNDSAPGGDLICSRLQCSEPGTELCVDIFAPNGMVCAVGKRCNAGKCTPDSSVKSKVDPQCLYGDQKVAKAPAKKLDSTCEELIRKLGPASCYKPVYFQQCCSTCARRRINRPGCEYGDRVSICKMYKKNVLCEKEDNTKKCCNSCYGYKPKRSVADNFDSLFSITELSLP, from the exons ATGACTTCTTTTAACTATTTCCTATTGTTTCTTGCTAGTGGATCAGTTACTCTTTTTACCGCAG CGCAGTCATATGTGGCGGAGGGATATTTTGTAATTGATAACAAAGTATCTTTGAA ctatCGTGAAGACAAAAAAATCAGCAAACCCGAGAAAGAGCTTCAGAACGACATGGACTACATTCTAACTCAG GTGAATGAGCTCTTTAAGTCTCTTGTCCCCCATGGAATCACTTTGGAGATTAGAGTCAAGAGATTCAATATACTG CCTGTCGACATTTTTCCAAAGAATGCTACAAAATCATCTTCACCATTCGACATTCAACCCAAAGTGTCTATAAAATTGTTCGAAAAATGGCTGCTGGCGACAAATTCGTATAAGAACATCTCCTATGACTTTGCTTTTCTATGGACCGG ATTTAATCTTGCTGACGATGATAAAGCTAAGACAGCAG GCTTCTCCGAAACCAGTCAGATGTGTGATTCCGTGAAATCAATTGGTATAGCTGAATTTTCTAGGACTTACTATACTGCGATAAGCACTGCTCATGAAATTGCCCATAT TCTTGGAGCACATCATTGCAAACCCAATTCTTTGCATATCATGTCACCTGTAACGAATCTGATGAGCCCCAGAAAATGGTCCTTTGATAAATGCTCTGCcttggaaataaagaaatatctgGGTACCTTAAA AACTAATTGCCTGCTGAAAACTGATAAAAACTCCTCTAAGCCAGACGTAACCTATGCATCTTACAAAGGTCAAATCTTTGACCCTGATATCATTTGTCACAGAGAGAAAGGTCCCCGCTCATACATGTGCAAA ATGTGGAACTTTTACAATGATTCAGCACCAGGCGGCGACTTAATATGTTCACGTCTGCAGTGCTCTGAACCTGGCACTGAGCTTTGTGTTGACATTTTTGCCCCTAACGGCATGGTGTGTGCTGTCGGCAAG AGATGTAATGCTGGAAAATGTACACCTGATTCATCCGTGAAATCCAAGGTTGACC CCCAATGTCTTTACGGCGACCAGAAAGTGGCGAAAGCTCCAGCTAAAAAGTTGGACTCGACGTGTGAAGAGTTAATCAGAAAGCTTGGCCCAGCTAGCTGCTACAAGCCTGTGTATTTCCAGCAATGCTGCAGCACATGCGCACGACGCAGAATAAATAGACCTG GATGTGAATACGGAGACAGAGTCAGTATTTGTAAGATGTACAAGAAGAACGTACTTTGTGAGAAAGAGGATAACACTAAAAAGTGTTGTAACTCTTGCta TGGCTATAAACCGAAGCGTTCAGTTGCTGACAATTTCGATTCATTGTTCAGTATAACGGAATTGAGCCTGCCATAA
- the LOC106057268 gene encoding hemorrhagic metalloproteinase-disintegrin-like kaouthiagin isoform X2 translates to MTSFNYFLLFLASGSVTLFTAAQSYVAEGYFVIDNKVSLNYREDKKISKPEKELQNDMDYILTQPVDIFPKNATKSSSPFDIQPKVSIKLFEKWLLATNSYKNISYDFAFLWTGFNLADDDKAKTAGFSETSQMCDSVKSIGIAEFSRTYYTAISTAHEIAHILGAHHCKPNSLHIMSPVTNLMSPRKWSFDKCSALEIKKYLGTLKTNCLLKTDKNSSKPDVTYASYKGQIFDPDIICHREKGPRSYMCKMWNFYNDSAPGGDLICSRLQCSEPGTELCVDIFAPNGMVCAVGKRCNAGKCTPDSSVKSKVDPQCLYGDQKVAKAPAKKLDSTCEELIRKLGPASCYKPVYFQQCCSTCARRRINRPGCEYGDRVSICKMYKKNVLCEKEDNTKKCCNSCYGYKPKRSVADNFDSLFSITELSLP, encoded by the exons ATGACTTCTTTTAACTATTTCCTATTGTTTCTTGCTAGTGGATCAGTTACTCTTTTTACCGCAG CGCAGTCATATGTGGCGGAGGGATATTTTGTAATTGATAACAAAGTATCTTTGAA ctatCGTGAAGACAAAAAAATCAGCAAACCCGAGAAAGAGCTTCAGAACGACATGGACTACATTCTAACTCAG CCTGTCGACATTTTTCCAAAGAATGCTACAAAATCATCTTCACCATTCGACATTCAACCCAAAGTGTCTATAAAATTGTTCGAAAAATGGCTGCTGGCGACAAATTCGTATAAGAACATCTCCTATGACTTTGCTTTTCTATGGACCGG ATTTAATCTTGCTGACGATGATAAAGCTAAGACAGCAG GCTTCTCCGAAACCAGTCAGATGTGTGATTCCGTGAAATCAATTGGTATAGCTGAATTTTCTAGGACTTACTATACTGCGATAAGCACTGCTCATGAAATTGCCCATAT TCTTGGAGCACATCATTGCAAACCCAATTCTTTGCATATCATGTCACCTGTAACGAATCTGATGAGCCCCAGAAAATGGTCCTTTGATAAATGCTCTGCcttggaaataaagaaatatctgGGTACCTTAAA AACTAATTGCCTGCTGAAAACTGATAAAAACTCCTCTAAGCCAGACGTAACCTATGCATCTTACAAAGGTCAAATCTTTGACCCTGATATCATTTGTCACAGAGAGAAAGGTCCCCGCTCATACATGTGCAAA ATGTGGAACTTTTACAATGATTCAGCACCAGGCGGCGACTTAATATGTTCACGTCTGCAGTGCTCTGAACCTGGCACTGAGCTTTGTGTTGACATTTTTGCCCCTAACGGCATGGTGTGTGCTGTCGGCAAG AGATGTAATGCTGGAAAATGTACACCTGATTCATCCGTGAAATCCAAGGTTGACC CCCAATGTCTTTACGGCGACCAGAAAGTGGCGAAAGCTCCAGCTAAAAAGTTGGACTCGACGTGTGAAGAGTTAATCAGAAAGCTTGGCCCAGCTAGCTGCTACAAGCCTGTGTATTTCCAGCAATGCTGCAGCACATGCGCACGACGCAGAATAAATAGACCTG GATGTGAATACGGAGACAGAGTCAGTATTTGTAAGATGTACAAGAAGAACGTACTTTGTGAGAAAGAGGATAACACTAAAAAGTGTTGTAACTCTTGCta TGGCTATAAACCGAAGCGTTCAGTTGCTGACAATTTCGATTCATTGTTCAGTATAACGGAATTGAGCCTGCCATAA